Proteins encoded by one window of Paenibacillus sp. DCT19:
- a CDS encoding MATE family efflux transporter: protein MNTLTKGSPIKVIIMFTLPLLLGNIFQQLYSFIDALIVGRILGVDALAAVGATISLTSLVLGIAFGISAGLAIPTAQAFGAKDHVRIRKSFVASIWITIFVTLIITLLAYSLTFPLLRLMQTPEEIISDSAAFIQIIFLGFGASMSFNLLSNQIRALGDSRTPLIFLIISCVINVILDFWLILGFHMGVPGAALATVISQLFSTVCCVFYIRKRIPLLNITFKDLSLDWSVIRNHLGVSLPMGFQQSIIAIGHIILQTMLNTLGTTAVAAYTAASRIDQLAILPSVSFGVAMATFTAQNYGAKEFGRIRKGVHQAMILNCTISAIIGGLIIIFGRPLVNIFVGNDQPMVTELAQTYFYFNASMYWFLAILFTIRFTLQGLGQKLIPTLAGVFELIARIIAGLILIPLWGFTGAALDSPLAWIGSVLVLVFSFFPTMSSLKKKEKDQLHIRPSKNHSQYTSEV from the coding sequence TTGAATACCTTAACAAAAGGAAGCCCTATCAAAGTCATTATCATGTTTACTTTACCACTTCTTCTAGGAAACATATTCCAACAATTATATAGCTTTATTGATGCTTTAATTGTAGGCAGAATCCTAGGTGTCGATGCATTGGCAGCTGTCGGAGCTACAATTAGTCTAACATCTCTTGTTCTTGGGATCGCTTTTGGAATTAGTGCGGGACTGGCTATTCCTACTGCTCAGGCTTTTGGAGCTAAAGATCATGTACGAATACGGAAAAGTTTCGTCGCTAGTATCTGGATAACCATTTTCGTAACACTTATTATTACTCTTTTAGCTTACTCACTGACATTTCCACTGCTTCGTTTAATGCAGACACCTGAAGAAATTATTTCTGATTCTGCAGCTTTTATACAGATCATTTTCCTTGGATTTGGGGCTTCAATGTCATTCAATCTTTTAAGTAATCAAATACGTGCTTTAGGGGATTCACGAACACCCTTGATTTTTCTGATAATCTCATGTGTTATAAATGTTATCTTAGACTTTTGGCTCATTCTAGGTTTTCATATGGGAGTACCTGGGGCGGCTTTAGCTACTGTAATATCTCAGTTATTCTCTACTGTCTGTTGTGTATTTTATATTAGAAAGAGGATTCCTTTACTGAATATTACGTTTAAAGATCTGTCCTTGGATTGGTCCGTTATTCGTAATCATTTAGGGGTCTCATTACCGATGGGATTTCAACAATCTATTATTGCGATAGGCCATATTATCCTACAAACTATGCTTAATACCTTAGGTACAACTGCTGTAGCGGCATATACTGCAGCTAGCCGAATTGATCAATTAGCTATACTGCCATCCGTTTCGTTCGGGGTTGCAATGGCGACATTCACAGCGCAAAATTATGGGGCAAAGGAATTTGGCCGTATTCGAAAGGGAGTTCATCAAGCGATGATTCTCAACTGTACGATATCTGCTATTATTGGCGGGTTAATCATCATTTTTGGTAGACCGTTAGTTAATATTTTTGTAGGCAATGATCAACCTATGGTTACTGAATTGGCACAAACATATTTTTATTTCAATGCAAGTATGTACTGGTTTTTAGCCATATTATTTACAATCCGTTTTACGTTACAAGGACTAGGACAAAAACTTATCCCTACATTAGCTGGAGTTTTTGAACTCATTGCCCGCATTATTGCTGGATTAATTCTTATACCCTTATGGGGGTTTACTGGGGCAGCTTTAGATAGTCCACTTGCATGGATTGGATCAGTGCTGGTATTGGTCTTCAGTTTTTTCCCTACCATGTCATCTCTGAAAAAGAAGGAAAAAGATCAATTACACATCAGACCATCCAAGAACCATTCGCAATACACTTCAGAAGTCTGA
- a CDS encoding sugar O-acetyltransferase: MKTEMEKYLAGEEFCFLDPEIASMKEHATRLCRRFNEIDTANIQQQREVILELFGSCGSGVFMQPPFNCDVGKNIHVGEDFLTNYNVTILDVDKVTIGDYCMIGPNSIISTVNHPLSAKGRREKLSITKPVIIGNDVWIGANCVILPGVTIGDNVIVGAGAVVSKDVPDNCVVGGVPAKIIKELEV; this comes from the coding sequence ATGAAAACAGAGATGGAGAAGTACCTTGCTGGTGAAGAATTTTGTTTTTTAGATCCTGAGATTGCTTCTATGAAAGAACATGCCACTCGTTTATGTAGGAGATTTAATGAAATTGACACCGCAAATATCCAACAGCAGCGTGAAGTAATCCTCGAATTATTTGGTTCATGTGGCAGCGGAGTCTTTATGCAGCCTCCGTTTAATTGCGATGTAGGTAAGAATATACATGTTGGAGAAGATTTTTTAACCAATTACAATGTCACCATTCTAGATGTTGATAAGGTAACCATTGGAGATTACTGTATGATTGGACCAAATAGTATTATTTCTACTGTAAATCATCCACTGTCTGCCAAGGGGAGAAGAGAAAAATTGTCCATTACAAAGCCTGTTATCATTGGCAATGATGTTTGGATTGGGGCAAATTGCGTGATTCTCCCAGGTGTAACTATTGGAGACAACGTAATTGTTGGTGCGGGTGCTGTTGTTTCTAAAGATGTTCCTGATAATTGTGTTGTAGGAGGCGTACCTGCAAAGATAATTAAAGAGCTTGAGGTATAG